CCGCGTAAGCAAGGCTCTGGCCCGCTCCACGCCGGCGGTAACCTCTTGGGGATCGGCATCTACGGGGGCGTAGGTGGCAAGAAGCTGCAGTTGCCTTTCCAGCTCCTGGTCTTGGTCGCGGCTGAAGTCCCACGCCTGCAGGACCCGGTGCACCACGGTTCCCGCCACCGTGGCCGCATTGTGCCCGGCCAAGGGCTTTTCTTCTCCGGCGGCCAAAAGCTCCCGTAGCTCTTCGTGAGCTTCCGCGGAAACCGCCTGGCCCAACGGCAGCTGCTGCCGCCGCTGCGCTTGCTGTTGCTCTTGTTCCAGCCGCATGACGTGTTGCTTGAGTTCTTCCACCGGCAAAGCAGCGGCTTGCTTTTTTTGCGCCTTCACTTCGGGAAGCCGCACTGCCCCGGGGAAAACCCAAAGCGCTCCCCCGGCCTCCACCCGGTCGCTGCCGTCCAGCTTGGCCGCCAGGCTTTCCAAATCGGGGAGGTTTTCCCGGCGGCTCAAAAGGCCCACCAGTGCCTGGCTTGCCGGTTGCTCCGGCCAATGCCCGGATACCACCAGGCGCTCCTTCGCACGGGTGAGGGCCACGTACAACAAACGCACGGCTTCCGCCTCGGCCACCTGCTCCTGCCACGCCCAAAGGTGAAAGATGTTGGGGGTGGCCAGCTTTCCCACCTTGAGCACCAGGTCGGCGCTGCTCTCGCCGCTTCCCAGCCACCAGGCACCGGCCACCGGTCCGCGGTTGCCGCGGCTCCCCCGGGCCACATCGGCCAAAAACACAAAAGGAAAATCCAGGCCCTTGGCTTGATGGATGGTGGTGACCAGCACCGCTTCGTCCGCTTCCGGAGGCCGGCTTCCCCCTTCCCTTTGCGCTTCCTCCACTGCCCGGCGCAAGGCCTGCACCAGCTCCTTCGGGGTTGGGAAGGAAGGCAGCCCGCTCAGGACGAAGCGGAAGAAGCGCTCGAGGTTGGCAACCCGCACCCGCCCGGGAAAACGAGCGGCTTCCGTAGCCTCCGGCAAAAGCCAGGACTGCACCCGGGCCACAAAGACATCGGCCGGGTCCTGATGGAAGCTCTGGCGCAACACCCCAAGGCAAAGCAGAGCCCAAAGCGCCGCTTGCTCCCAACCGCGGATGCGGTCCTTTCCCGGCATGAGCGCCGAAAGCCCCTGCGCCACTTCCGCAAGCATGCGCTGAAGCTGGGAAAGCCTTTCCCCATCCACCCCGTAAAGCTCCCGCACCAGCGGGAAAAACCCCCGTTTTTTCAGCTCCCACCACGCCGCGTCGGGAATCCCCGCCCAAGCTGAGCGCAAAAACCCCACCAGGGCCAGCTCGTCTTCGGGATCGGCCACCGCCTGCAGCAGGCAAAAGGCGTCCAGAACCTCCCGGCGCTGGAAGTACGTGGGATCGTGGGTGGTGGCGTAGGGGATGCCGTGCTGGCGCATGGCCTCCAGGTAAACGTCGGCGTCGGAAAAGGCCCGCAGCAGCACCGCCATGTGGCTGTAGGAAACACCGTAAAGCTCGTGGAGCTCAAAGATATGGTGCGCCAGGGCGTTGGCCTCCAGCTCCCGAGAGTCCGCCATGCGCGTTTTCCGGTTGGCAACCCCGCCGTCAAACTCCCAGCAAACCCAGTACTCCACCGGGCGGTGCTTTCCCTCCATAAACCCCGTGTCTTCGGGCCGCGAGCGGAAGGGCGCCAGCTCCTGAAAGGCCGGCTGCATGCCCGGCTCTTCCTGCATCACCGGCCTCACCGCCCGCTCCACCTCGTCGAGGATCACCGGCACCGAGCGGAAGTTCACCACCAATGGGCAAACCTCGCCGCCAGCTTTTTTCACCTTTTCCTTGAATCCGTCGTACACCGCCAGATCAGCAGAACGCCACCCGTAGATGGACTGCTTGGGATCCCCCACCAGAAACAGCCCCGGCCTGGGGTCCTCGTCGGCCAGCGCCAAAAGGCTCACAAGCCTGCCCTGCCAGCGGTCGGTGTCCTGAAACTCGTCCACCAACAGCTGCTTGATCCTGGTCCTTTCCCTTCTGGCAATGTGGGGGTGCTCGGAAAGCAACCGCACCGAGCCGGTGAGCAGGTCCTGATAGGTTACGAGGCCAGCCTCCCGCAGGCGCCTGTAAATTTCCGCCAGGAAAGATTCGCCCAGCAAAAGAAAGGCCCGCAGGGTTTGCGGCTCGCTCAAACGGGCGGCCTTCCACAGACCCACCAGCCACAGCGAAAGCATCTGCACGGCTAGAGCGTTTTCAGCCAGCACGCTCACTTCCGTTTGGGCAAACTTCCCCCGCCCCCAGTCGTTGAGCTTGGGAAGCACGCCCTTGGCTTCCAGCTCGGCCACCACCTGCTGCAAGAACTCCTCCGTGGCGCCGGTGTGGCTGGCCCAAGTGCTTGCTAGCTCCCAAAGCTCCCCGGCTTTTTTGAGGCGCTTTTCCTGCGCTAAGGGTGCGATGGTTTGCGCCAGCTGGCCGAGCTTTTCCTTAAGCTCCCGGGCCAACCATTCCAGCTGCTCCTCCAGCGGAAACTTCGCCACCGCCTCGGGGCTCACCCCCTGTTGCACCGCAGCCACTAGCGCTTCGGTGAGCTCCTCGGGACCAATTTGCCGCAGGCCCAAAACCTGCCAGGGCGCCATCAGGGAAGAGTCGGGGTTGGCCAGGAAATCGGCAACCACGTCCTCCACCACCCGGGAAACCCCGAAGCCCTCGGCATCCACCTGAAAACCCGGGGCCAGCCCCGCTTCCAGCGGGTAGCGGGCCAAAAGGCGCAGGCCAAAGGCGTGGATGGTGCAGAGCACGTAGCGGTCCAAAACCGACAGAAGCGCCCGGCTGCGCTCCCGGCAAACCTCCGGTTCCGGCAGCTGGGCCAGCTCCAAACCGTGGGGGAGCTTGCCGGCCAAAACCGTGGCCAGGCCTTCCGCCAGGCGCGTGCCCATTTCCGCTGCGGCTTTCTCGGTGAAGGTAATAGCCACCACCCCCGAGGCCACCCGTCCCGCTATGTCCTGTGCTGATCCCCCGGCTTCAGCTTCCGCCTGCTCCCAGCCCGGACCTAAACTCCACGCCAGAATCCTGGCCACCAAGAGCGCCGTCTTTCCTGTGCCGGCGCCCGCTTCCACCAAAAGCGGGCGGGAAAACTCGGTCACCGCCAGGGTACGGGTTTTGGTGTCCTGTTCCCGGAGAGCCCGAAAGCGTTCCGTTTGCCCCACAGCTAGTTCTCCTTGGGAAGCCACCAGTGACGCCAGGCCAGTTCCGCCGCCGGGCCACCGGTGGGAGCGGTTTCGCCCCAGCGCTTGAGCCGCCGCCGGGCCCCCGACTCCCCCCGGGAACAGGCCAACCGCACCTGACAGCGCTCGCAGGCGTCCGGCTCCTTCCCGGCCACCGGGTCAAAGAGCCGGGGAAAAAAGACCCCCCATCGGGCCCTGGTGAAAAACGCTTGAAACGTCGTCACAACAGCTTTGCGCAAAACGGGCGAATCCGTGATCGGAAACACGCGCCCCTTGTCCCAGTCGGGCTGCAAGAAAACGTAGCAGCCTATGCTACCGGTGGCCGTAGCGTAAACGGCCCCCTGCAAAAGCTCTCCCCGCCGCACCCGGGCTGCCAACTCGGTTTTTTTCTCAACATACGGCTCGGGGCTTCCGGTTTTGAAATCCAAAAGCACAGGCACTCCGTCCTTCTGGACCGCAGCATCGAAGCGGAAGTGCCACTGTGGCGAACCAGGCCCGGTTTCAATCCAACCGGAACCCTCGCTGGCCACCACGTTCCCCAACTCCCCTTCCACGAGCAGGCGCCGGGCCACCGCCAGGAAAGGTTGGGCTGCCGCAAACAGCGCCAGCATCAAACCCGGGTACACCACGCCCACCCGCCGGAGCCGGTCGTTGGTCACCTCTTTCAAGATGCCAATAAACTCCCGCTGGGACGGCCACTGCAAAGGTGACCCCTGGCCTGACTCTCCCTCCCCCTGCCGCCGCTTCTGCTCCTGGAGGTGGGCTTTGAGGATCCTCTCCAGCACCCCGTGCACCACATCCCCCAGCAGGCGAGGGGTCAGATCGGTGCCCTCGCTTTCGCCTGCGTAAAGGTTTTGCAACCTCAGCACCCGCTCCACAAAGGTCTTCCAGGGGCACTGGGCGTAGGCTTCCATGCTGGTCACCGCCCAGAGGCTGGTGGTCTCCTCCACCCACGGGCTGGGCCCCAAGAAGCCCAGATAAGGGGAAAGAGCGCGTTCTTTGGCTTCCCACGGGGGTGGGTCCCACTCCCTGAGCACGCGCTGCCGGGCCTCGGTGAGCTTCCCTGGGGAAAAACCCACGGTTTCGGCCACGGTGGCGCTTGCCTTTTCCAGCGCCAGCTGGAAAGCGGCTCGCCACGCCTTTGCATCCTCGTGCAGCCCGGCGTACACCGCCCATTCGCCAGCCGGCGCCGGTCGGAAGCTGCCTCCCCAGACCAGCGCCTGCCGTCCCGGGATCCTTTGCACAGAAAGCTCCGGGTACGCCACCACCAGCTCGTCCACAAACGGCGAGCGGGCCAAAGGCCTTCCATCGGGATCGTGAGCCGGCCACGAAAGCCACACCGAAGGGGCCGAGGCTAACAACAATCCAAAGAGGTACCGCTCCTCGCTTGCCCCCCGCTCGGCCAGGGGGATATCGGGCAGGAGCACCGCAAGCTTTTGCCGCACGTGGTCCGGGAGCAGGGGGTCTTCCCTGGGGACCCGGGGGAAGATGTCCCTCTGCAAGCCCACCAGGTAAAGCCGTTCGAACGTGCGAAAGCGGGCTTCCATGGCGGAAAGCACCGCCACGCCCCCGCCGTTGCCCCCCAGGGGCAGCGAAGGCCGCTGGCGCAGCTCCTCGCTCAGCAGGAAACACAGCTCCCGGCGAGAAAGGGAAAGATTGCCCACGC
This sequence is a window from Thermoanaerobaculum aquaticum. Protein-coding genes within it:
- a CDS encoding UvrD-helicase domain-containing protein, which encodes MGQTERFRALREQDTKTRTLAVTEFSRPLLVEAGAGTGKTALLVARILAWSLGPGWEQAEAEAGGSAQDIAGRVASGVVAITFTEKAAAEMGTRLAEGLATVLAGKLPHGLELAQLPEPEVCRERSRALLSVLDRYVLCTIHAFGLRLLARYPLEAGLAPGFQVDAEGFGVSRVVEDVVADFLANPDSSLMAPWQVLGLRQIGPEELTEALVAAVQQGVSPEAVAKFPLEEQLEWLARELKEKLGQLAQTIAPLAQEKRLKKAGELWELASTWASHTGATEEFLQQVVAELEAKGVLPKLNDWGRGKFAQTEVSVLAENALAVQMLSLWLVGLWKAARLSEPQTLRAFLLLGESFLAEIYRRLREAGLVTYQDLLTGSVRLLSEHPHIARRERTRIKQLLVDEFQDTDRWQGRLVSLLALADEDPRPGLFLVGDPKQSIYGWRSADLAVYDGFKEKVKKAGGEVCPLVVNFRSVPVILDEVERAVRPVMQEEPGMQPAFQELAPFRSRPEDTGFMEGKHRPVEYWVCWEFDGGVANRKTRMADSRELEANALAHHIFELHELYGVSYSHMAVLLRAFSDADVYLEAMRQHGIPYATTHDPTYFQRREVLDAFCLLQAVADPEDELALVGFLRSAWAGIPDAAWWELKKRGFFPLVRELYGVDGERLSQLQRMLAEVAQGLSALMPGKDRIRGWEQAALWALLCLGVLRQSFHQDPADVFVARVQSWLLPEATEAARFPGRVRVANLERFFRFVLSGLPSFPTPKELVQALRRAVEEAQREGGSRPPEADEAVLVTTIHQAKGLDFPFVFLADVARGSRGNRGPVAGAWWLGSGESSADLVLKVGKLATPNIFHLWAWQEQVAEAEAVRLLYVALTRAKERLVVSGHWPEQPASQALVGLLSRRENLPDLESLAAKLDGSDRVEAGGALWVFPGAVRLPEVKAQKKQAAALPVEELKQHVMRLEQEQQQAQRRQQLPLGQAVSAEAHEELRELLAAGEEKPLAGHNAATVAGTVVHRVLQAWDFSRDQDQELERQLQLLATYAPVDADPQEVTAGVERARALLTRFRASPLFLEFCALGDRVLGREVPVLLAGDSTKVAGFYTGAIDLVYRDNGQVVVADFKTDAVEGEELMARARAYRSQGALYARAVAQALELEHPPRFELWFLWSGQKVVFREKELFLEETAGKP
- a CDS encoding PD-(D/E)XK nuclease family protein, with product MGAMPGPRCVSLSSPLEAEDYMASKLQSTWAGGFFSGSQALVVVPSRSVREGLVQALLQRRTAWLGVEVRTLQGVAYSVLQQAGFAFRSGEPLFPVVVSRVAQAFQERYGFLQLLSPVERVQPLVATVRDLLDAGFSPDHLEAACELIDAEVKDALGERATALLQVAAAVDGALRTNGVFRRNDALSLATHLLKTRGASPWPARPLLVYGFADVTGVAADFLEALLAASDGELVLVQPPDPIDRQRGAGEAFLSRLLRRVPGVESKGSKGPSPLSQLSLWEAPELEAEIRWVAEDIKKQIAAGVKPERIGVVARSLEPYALAVRQCFSALGVPFSAYQPAPAPPPLLARMRALVGLAAEGLEAPVSRLLSAIPRGDGKTRALASALLRLSGAVGARTAGQLVERAPGLLQEQGNTALFGQWPASEASAWLSQLQTVLVSLGDAPSAAGFGERLRALAALCDPGGEAAGVLADALPAVSESVGNLSLSRRELCFLLSEELRQRPSLPLGGNGGGVAVLSAMEARFRTFERLYLVGLQRDIFPRVPREDPLLPDHVRQKLAVLLPDIPLAERGASEERYLFGLLLASAPSVWLSWPAHDPDGRPLARSPFVDELVVAYPELSVQRIPGRQALVWGGSFRPAPAGEWAVYAGLHEDAKAWRAAFQLALEKASATVAETVGFSPGKLTEARQRVLREWDPPPWEAKERALSPYLGFLGPSPWVEETTSLWAVTSMEAYAQCPWKTFVERVLRLQNLYAGESEGTDLTPRLLGDVVHGVLERILKAHLQEQKRRQGEGESGQGSPLQWPSQREFIGILKEVTNDRLRRVGVVYPGLMLALFAAAQPFLAVARRLLVEGELGNVVASEGSGWIETGPGSPQWHFRFDAAVQKDGVPVLLDFKTGSPEPYVEKKTELAARVRRGELLQGAVYATATGSIGCYVFLQPDWDKGRVFPITDSPVLRKAVVTTFQAFFTRARWGVFFPRLFDPVAGKEPDACERCQVRLACSRGESGARRRLKRWGETAPTGGPAAELAWRHWWLPKEN